Part of the Deinococcus grandis genome, ACCCGGGAGGGCGCGGGCGTCCTGCGCGGCGGGCAGCGGAGTGCCCAGGGCAGCGTGCGCGGCCAGCAGCGCGCGCCCCAGTGGGTGGCTGCTGCCCTGCTCGGCGGCGGCGGCCAGCGTAAGCACCCCGGCGTCGTCCAGGCCGATGCCGGTCACGTCGGTGACCTGCGGGTGCCCGGCGGTCAGGGTGCCGGTCTTGTCGAACGCGGCGGTGCGGACGTTGCCGAGCGCCTCCAGGGCGGCGCCGCCCTTGATGAGCAGGCCGCGCCGGGCGCCGGCGCTGACGGCGCTGGTGATGGCCGCCGGGACGCTCAGGACCAGCGCGCAGGGGCAGCCGATGAGCAGCAGGGCGACGCCTTTGTACACCCACTCGGTCAGCGGGGCGCCCAGCAGGGGCGGGATGAACGCGGTGGCCGCCGCGACGAGCACCACCAGGGGGGTGTACACGCGGGAGAAGCGGTCGATGAAGCGCGCGACGGGCGCGCGGCTGGCCTCGGCCTGCTCGACGAGGTGGATGATCTGCGCGATGGTGTTGTCCTGCGCGGCGCGGTCCACCCGGACGCGCAGCACGCCGCCCGCGTTGATGCTGCCCGCGTACACCGTGTCGCCGGGCCCCTTGCCCACGGGGACGCTCTCGCCGGTGACGGGCGAGTCGTCGAGGCTGGACTGGCCGTCCAGAATGGTGCCGTCGGCGGGAACCCGGCCGCCGGGCTGGACCTGCACGGTCTGCCCGACCTTCAGCGCGTCGGCGGGGACATCCAGGACGCGGTCGCCGCGCAGCAGCAGCGCGGTCTTCGGGGCCAGCGCCGCGAGCGCCTGGATGCCGCTGCGGGCGCGGCCCACCGCGACGCCCTCGAGCAGTTCCCCGACGGCGAACAGGAACACGACGACGGCGGCCTCGGCCTGCTCGCCGATGAGCAGTGCGCCCGCGGCGGCCAGCGTGACCAGGGTGTTGATGCTGAAGGGATCACCGGCGCGCGCGGCGGCGAGGGCCTTGCGGGCCAGCGGGGCGGCGCCGAGCAGCGTGGCGGCGCCGTACAGCCACGGCGCGAGGGTCGGGAGGAGCTGCCCGAGAAGCACCGCGGCGCCGAGCAGCGCGCCGGTCGTGAGGACCAGTCGGCCCTGCGCCGCCCGGTACCACGCGGGGGGCGCGGGGGGCGCGGCGCCGGGACCGCCGAGGGCGTGGGCGGGGTGGCCCAGGTCGCGCAGGGTGGCTTCCAGGGTGCTGCGGCTGGTGCGGGTCTCGTCGAGGGTCAGGGTCAGCGACTGGCGGGTGAGGTTGGTGCGTGCGCCGTGTGCGCCGGGCAGGCGGTCCAGGGCGCCCTCGATGCGGCGCACGCAGGAGGGGCAGTCCATGCCCTCGACGAAGTAGTCGAGTTCGGTGGGCGTGGCGGGCCGGGCGCT contains:
- a CDS encoding heavy metal translocating P-type ATPase; translation: MTSARPATPTELDYFVEGMDCPSCVRRIEGALDRLPGAHGARTNLTRQSLTLTLDETRTSRSTLEATLRDLGHPAHALGGPGAAPPAPPAWYRAAQGRLVLTTGALLGAAVLLGQLLPTLAPWLYGAATLLGAAPLARKALAAARAGDPFSINTLVTLAAAGALLIGEQAEAAVVVFLFAVGELLEGVAVGRARSGIQALAALAPKTALLLRGDRVLDVPADALKVGQTVQVQPGGRVPADGTILDGQSSLDDSPVTGESVPVGKGPGDTVYAGSINAGGVLRVRVDRAAQDNTIAQIIHLVEQAEASRAPVARFIDRFSRVYTPLVVLVAAATAFIPPLLGAPLTEWVYKGVALLLIGCPCALVLSVPAAITSAVSAGARRGLLIKGGAALEALGNVRTAAFDKTGTLTAGHPQVTDVTGIGLDDAGVLTLAAAAEQGSSHPLGRALLAAHAALGTPLPAAQDARALPGQAALARVDGTDVAVGSPRYAREHADLSAAEARVAQLEDQGKTVVVLLVDGAVRGLIALRDEPRPDAQAAIQDLRALGVTPVMLTGDNTRTGQAVARTLGLEVHAQLLPEDKLRLIRDLQRQGGVVMIGDGINDAPALAAADVGVAMGGGTDVALETAHVALLRPQVRAAADLIRLSRATMRVIRQNVAFAVGLKLVFLITTLLGLTGLWPAVLSDTGATALVTANALRLLRFRGSEQD